From the Alphaproteobacteria bacterium LSUCC0719 genome, the window AGCGATGGTCAGCACAGGCCGTCCTTCACGCGACATTCGCGGCAGCATTTCGCCCAGCATCGCCTTGAGGGATCCGAGAACCGAGATCGCCTTTTCATCTTCATTCAGAAACCCGGCAACCTCCTCACTGCGCCCATCCTTGGCGCGAAGCGCGATGTCCCAATGCGGATTCTCCGCAAAGCGCATATCGATCACCATGTCACTATGGTCGGGAATACGCCGACGATAGGAAAAGCTCATCAACCGCAGGCTGATCTGGAAGGGTTCGGCCATTCCCAGACTGGCCAGCAATGACTGGCGAAGGTCCGAGGGTTTCGTGCTGGTGGTATCAAGCCTGATGTCGGCAAGCGGGGCTATCTCATCCATCCGGTCAAGATCCGCCGCGATCGCATCGGCAAGCGAATCACTGCTGTTGGCAAGCGGGTGCTGGCGCCGTGTTGCGTTGAAACGCCGAAGCAGATCGTCCTGCGCGGCGGCAAGATAGACCGTTGTGAACTGATCCGGGAATTTGCGCTGCAGATTGCGGACCAGCCTTTCCACAGCCTCAACCGAGAACCCTGTCGTTCTGGCATCAAGCCCGATGGCAAGGCTGCGACCACCGGTCTCAACCTCAAGCGCGACAAGCGTATCGATCATCGCCAGCGGCAGATTGTCGACAGCCTTCATGCCGCTGTCCTCGAGTATCTTGAGCGCTGTTGACAGGCCCGCGCCCGAGGCACCGGTGATCAGGATCAATCTTGGCAGGTCAGCATCCATCACATCATCCTAGCAATTTCACCAGCGTTGCAACAGCGAACTAGCTCCGCACCGATGGCAGGGTCAACGTAAAGCAGGCACCCTGGTCATTCGACGCGACCAGATCGCCGCCATAGCCATGCGCAATCTGCTGCGCAATCGACAATCCAAGCCCGGAATGCTCTCCAAAAGCCTCGCTTGCCGGGCGTTCGGAATAGAAACGGTTGAATATCTCCTGAAGCCGTCCGGGCGGAATTCCCGGCCCCTGATCACGAACCTGCAAGCGTGCCATGCCACTCTCGGCCATATCAACGGCAAAGGTGATCTGACTGTCGACAGGCGCGAACGACACAGCATTGCCAAGCAGATTGTCCAGTATCTGGACAATTCGTCCATCCTGCACCGACACTGTCACCGGATCGTCGGCGACATGTGCCACAAGCCGGTGACTTTCGGTGGTGGTCTGCCGCGCCTCGACAAAATTTGTCACCAGATCGCGAAGGTCGATTACACGGGCCGACTCGCTCGCCATTTCATTGTCCAGCCGGCTCGCCCGCGAAATATCACTGATCAGCCTGTCGAGACGCGCAACATCACGAAGGATGACACCCATCAGCTTCTGCTGCTGCTCGGGATCCGAAATCCGGCTGATCGTCTCGGCAGCGCTGCGAAGCGAAGATAACGGGTTTTTCAGTTCATGCGCCACATCCGCCGCAAAGCCGGCAGTCGCCGCCATGCGTTTCTGCAACTCGTCCGTCAGATCAATCAGCGATTCGGACAGCTTGCCGATCTCGTCTCGGCGGCGCGGCAACCGCTGCATGCGCGCCGACAGATCCCGGCTTCGCCGCAGACTGTCCGCTTCATTGGCAAGATAGGTGATCGGCACCGTTATGGAACGGGCCAGATAGATGCTGAGACCAATGGTGATCATCAGGACAATTCCGAACAGCTGGATGAACACCACATTGACGTCGGCGATTTCGTCTTCGATCTTGCCGCCACCAATACTGACCATCAGGGCCCCGCGGACAAGCCGCAGATCCTGAATGGGCACCGCCACCGACAACACCAGACGTCCGCGCGGGTCGCGGCGAAGCTGGCGTGACGGCTCGCCGGCCAGCGCCATCAGCACCTCGTCATAGTCATTGGCACGCTGACGCGCACGTTCCCGGTATACCGGCAATGCCAGATTGCTTCCGATCATGCTGCCGGCCCGGCGCATGATCGCCTGGAAATAGTCCGACGACCGCTGCCACGGGCCACGCGCCTCGCGGCGACGCAACCGCGCGCCGCCACCGCCATCGCCGGCCCGCGCCGTATCCGCAAGAAGCCAGCCATCATGACGGAAGACGCGCGCCCGCAATTCGGTTCCATAGCCAACAAGCGGCAGCAGGTGGTTCATCGTTTCCGGCGACAGCCGCCGGCGCGCCAGCCCGCCATCAATCTCGGACTGGGCCAGCGCCAGCGAGCGCGCCAGTGTAAATCCCTGGCGTTCCAGCGCGGTGAATTCAGACCTGATCAGGGTGGTGCGGTACTGGTCGATGGAAAACAGGCCGATGAAGAACAGGACCAGCGGCACCAGCATGATCGCCATGATCCGGGTGCTGAGACGGCTCATCCGAAAGCGCAGCCGCACCAGCGGCCTGCCAATGGCCCCGCGTGCCAGCAACCGCCGCATCAAAGATTTCACCTTCGCCTTC encodes:
- the rapZ gene encoding RNase adapter RapZ; the encoded protein is MDADLPRLILITGASGAGLSTALKILEDSGMKAVDNLPLAMIDTLVALEVETGGRSLAIGLDARTTGFSVEAVERLVRNLQRKFPDQFTTVYLAAAQDDLLRRFNATRRQHPLANSSDSLADAIAADLDRMDEIAPLADIRLDTTSTKPSDLRQSLLASLGMAEPFQISLRLMSFSYRRRIPDHSDMVIDMRFAENPHWDIALRAKDGRSEEVAGFLNEDEKAISVLGSLKAMLGEMLPRMSREGRPVLTIAFGCTGGQHRSVWAAETMAGWLRETGYNVKVAHRELGVPG
- a CDS encoding stimulus-sensing domain-containing protein, coding for MASNGQQWMVPAVKAKVKSLMRRLLARGAIGRPLVRLRFRMSRLSTRIMAIMLVPLVLFFIGLFSIDQYRTTLIRSEFTALERQGFTLARSLALAQSEIDGGLARRRLSPETMNHLLPLVGYGTELRARVFRHDGWLLADTARAGDGGGGARLRRREARGPWQRSSDYFQAIMRRAGSMIGSNLALPVYRERARQRANDYDEVLMALAGEPSRQLRRDPRGRLVLSVAVPIQDLRLVRGALMVSIGGGKIEDEIADVNVVFIQLFGIVLMITIGLSIYLARSITVPITYLANEADSLRRSRDLSARMQRLPRRRDEIGKLSESLIDLTDELQKRMAATAGFAADVAHELKNPLSSLRSAAETISRISDPEQQQKLMGVILRDVARLDRLISDISRASRLDNEMASESARVIDLRDLVTNFVEARQTTTESHRLVAHVADDPVTVSVQDGRIVQILDNLLGNAVSFAPVDSQITFAVDMAESGMARLQVRDQGPGIPPGRLQEIFNRFYSERPASEAFGEHSGLGLSIAQQIAHGYGGDLVASNDQGACFTLTLPSVRS